A window of the Desulforapulum autotrophicum HRM2 genome harbors these coding sequences:
- a CDS encoding Zn-ribbon domain-containing OB-fold protein translates to MEYPLPFERYNSALKKNILLGLKCRQCQKITCPPQMTCQECSSFDLEITELGGTGTIQTYTTIYIAAENRENEVPYVIVLVELEEGPWIMGELSAINPEEASLDMIGKRVRMGNRVFPGDRYSNGSAARPVFYRLD, encoded by the coding sequence ATGGAATATCCCTTACCGTTTGAACGATACAATAGTGCATTGAAAAAAAATATCCTTCTGGGTTTGAAGTGCAGACAGTGCCAAAAAATAACCTGTCCACCCCAGATGACCTGCCAAGAATGTTCTTCCTTTGATCTTGAAATAACCGAACTTGGCGGCACTGGAACGATTCAAACATACACCACCATTTATATCGCGGCTGAAAACAGGGAAAATGAAGTTCCCTATGTGATTGTTCTGGTCGAACTGGAAGAAGGCCCCTGGATCATGGGTGAACTGTCCGCCATAAATCCTGAAGAGGCAAGCCTGGATATGATTGGGAAACGGGTCAGAATGGGAAATCGTGTGTTTCCCGGAGACAGGTATTCCAATGGTTCGGCTGCCCGTCCGGTCTTTTATCGTCTGGATTAA
- a CDS encoding thiolase domain-containing protein: protein MRKVAIIGTGHTDFGFNSPKTGLELFCEAATEAMVEANVQPKDIQALYCGNGLSDFSEGQIMIQSYIADSLGCRHIPATRFEAACSSATVAIRDAYMWVASGFYDIVLVGGTEKATAMGTALATRTFAMGTDARYEFPAGLTFPGFFGLLANLYAKKYNIPFERLRNQMSLVSVQSHSYGVKNPHAQFKKEITVDQVEKAFMVASPLTLLDCCPFSDGAAALVIASEEKARALCDTPIYIAGVGQASSGMLSCQYKDIPRLKAREISVKQAYDMAGVGPQDIDVCELHDCFSIASIIAAEGLGFAEFGKGGQLWEKEETRIGGKIPINISGGLKSKGHPIGATGASQTVEIVKQLRGDLVGQERQVEGARVGLVDTLGGDGILCNLILKKERE from the coding sequence ATGAGAAAAGTAGCCATTATAGGCACAGGACACACGGATTTCGGGTTTAATTCCCCCAAGACAGGGCTGGAGCTTTTTTGTGAAGCTGCAACGGAAGCCATGGTTGAAGCCAATGTGCAACCAAAGGATATTCAGGCGTTATATTGCGGTAATGGGCTAAGTGATTTTTCTGAAGGGCAGATTATGATTCAGTCGTATATCGCCGATTCCCTGGGATGTCGTCATATCCCGGCCACCCGGTTTGAAGCGGCCTGTTCGTCTGCCACAGTGGCCATACGTGACGCTTATATGTGGGTGGCATCGGGCTTTTACGATATTGTCCTTGTGGGTGGAACGGAAAAGGCCACGGCCATGGGAACGGCCCTTGCCACCCGGACCTTTGCCATGGGAACCGATGCCCGGTATGAATTCCCGGCAGGTCTTACCTTTCCCGGATTCTTTGGACTTCTGGCAAATTTATATGCAAAAAAATACAATATCCCCTTTGAAAGACTTCGGAATCAAATGTCCCTGGTTTCAGTGCAGTCCCACAGCTATGGGGTCAAGAATCCCCATGCCCAATTCAAAAAAGAGATCACCGTGGATCAGGTGGAAAAGGCATTTATGGTTGCATCTCCATTGACCTTGCTTGATTGCTGTCCCTTTTCCGATGGTGCTGCAGCACTTGTTATTGCATCGGAAGAAAAGGCCAGGGCCCTTTGTGACACTCCCATCTATATTGCCGGGGTGGGGCAGGCATCTTCGGGTATGTTAAGCTGTCAGTACAAAGATATTCCCCGGTTAAAAGCCAGGGAGATTTCCGTAAAACAGGCATATGACATGGCCGGGGTCGGCCCCCAAGACATTGATGTGTGTGAACTCCACGATTGCTTCAGCATTGCCAGCATCATCGCCGCCGAAGGTCTGGGATTTGCCGAATTTGGAAAAGGCGGCCAGCTGTGGGAAAAAGAGGAAACCCGGATCGGGGGTAAAATTCCCATTAATATTTCAGGGGGACTCAAGTCAAAGGGACATCCCATCGGGGCGACAGGGGCATCCCAGACGGTGGAAATCGTAAAGCAGCTCCGGGGGGATCTTGTGGGGCAGGAAAGGCAGGTGGAAGGGGCCAGGGTGGGACTGGTGGATACCCTGGGTGGAGATGGCATCCTCTGCAATCTTATTTTAAAAAAGGAAAGAGAATAA
- a CDS encoding AMP-binding protein: protein MFHCHGWGVFFCAALTGAKLVFSGRYSAEETQPLVDLLISEKVTMTCGAPAIFMPMLHYIKTLKDKPHFNNLRMLSGATAPPVSVMKDYAEMGADIIHAYGATETTPIVSLNFLKPTLSHLSEEEKWTLRLKQGCPVPFVSWKILDATGKEVPRDGESVGEGHYRGPWITASYYNDERSKDAFTEDGYWKSGDALTVDKYGYLKVTDRFKDVIKSGGEWISSIDLENAIMAHPNVVEASVAGIPHPKWEERPLALVVLAKTGEKVMEEDILNFIMPKFAKWQLPDRILFVDGIPKTSVGKFSKKDIRKEYGNFYSKQENSDLISCKQ from the coding sequence ATGTTTCATTGCCATGGCTGGGGGGTTTTCTTTTGTGCGGCATTAACCGGAGCAAAACTTGTGTTTTCCGGCCGTTACAGTGCTGAAGAGACACAACCGCTGGTGGATTTGCTCATTTCTGAAAAAGTAACCATGACCTGCGGTGCTCCGGCAATTTTTATGCCCATGCTCCATTATATAAAAACGTTAAAAGATAAGCCGCATTTTAATAATCTGCGCATGCTTTCAGGGGCAACTGCCCCACCGGTTTCTGTGATGAAGGATTATGCAGAGATGGGAGCCGATATTATCCACGCCTATGGTGCAACGGAAACCACCCCCATCGTCAGTTTGAATTTTCTTAAACCAACCCTTTCCCATCTGTCAGAAGAAGAGAAATGGACATTAAGATTGAAACAGGGTTGCCCGGTTCCCTTTGTTAGCTGGAAAATATTGGATGCAACCGGAAAAGAGGTTCCAAGGGATGGCGAAAGTGTTGGTGAGGGTCATTACAGGGGACCTTGGATTACGGCAAGCTATTACAATGATGAACGCAGTAAAGACGCATTCACCGAGGATGGTTATTGGAAAAGCGGGGATGCGTTAACCGTTGATAAGTATGGCTATCTCAAAGTTACCGACAGGTTTAAGGATGTGATTAAAAGCGGAGGGGAGTGGATCTCCTCCATTGATCTTGAAAACGCCATTATGGCCCATCCCAATGTTGTGGAAGCCTCTGTGGCGGGGATTCCACATCCGAAATGGGAAGAACGTCCCTTGGCCCTGGTGGTCCTCGCCAAAACGGGAGAAAAGGTCATGGAAGAAGATATATTGAATTTTATAATGCCTAAATTTGCCAAATGGCAGCTTCCGGACAGAATCCTTTTTGTTGATGGGATCCCCAAAACCAGTGTGGGAAAGTTTTCCAAAAAAGACATTAGAAAAGAATATGGAAACTTTTATAGCAAACAGGAGAACAGTGATCTAATTTCCTGCAAACAATAA
- a CDS encoding AMP-binding protein: MIKMIDGFPSTFGDDYQLNTNEFIRYAATTFPEVEVISRNLDGTLMRYNYEQAYARVGKLANALKRLGVKTGDRVGVMEWNTHRFFELYLAVSGIGAVLLQVNPRISNEDRAYVINHAGATVICVSESMIPFIESIHNDLGKIRQYIILNDEKQNEIRSNLSPIHDYETLLESESSHYDWPMINECSAYSGAYTSGTTGKPKAVYYSHRTICLHTLCLSTLCSINSSDVLIRLCRCFIAMAGGFSFVRH; encoded by the coding sequence ATGATTAAAATGATTGATGGGTTCCCGTCTACATTTGGTGATGATTATCAGTTAAATACCAATGAATTCATTCGTTATGCGGCCACCACGTTTCCAGAAGTGGAAGTGATCTCCAGAAATCTTGATGGAACGCTGATGCGTTATAATTATGAGCAGGCTTATGCAAGGGTCGGCAAACTGGCAAATGCCCTAAAGAGACTCGGGGTGAAAACGGGAGATCGGGTTGGGGTAATGGAATGGAATACACACAGATTTTTTGAACTCTACCTTGCCGTTTCCGGAATAGGTGCTGTGCTGTTGCAGGTTAATCCCCGTATTTCAAATGAGGACAGGGCCTATGTGATCAACCATGCCGGAGCAACCGTAATTTGTGTCAGTGAAAGTATGATTCCTTTTATTGAATCCATCCACAACGATTTGGGTAAAATCAGGCAATATATCATATTAAATGATGAGAAACAGAATGAAATCAGGAGTAACCTTTCCCCTATCCATGATTATGAAACGCTTCTTGAATCGGAATCTTCACATTATGACTGGCCCATGATCAACGAATGTTCGGCATATAGCGGTGCATACACATCCGGCACCACAGGTAAACCCAAAGCAGTGTATTATTCCCACCGGACCATTTGTCTGCACACCCTTTGCCTTTCCACCCTGTGCAGTATTAATTCAAGTGATGTCCTCATCAGATTGTGCCGATGTTTCATTGCCATGGCTGGGGGGTTTTCTTTTGTGCGGCATTAA
- a CDS encoding sigma-54-dependent Fis family transcriptional regulator gives MLNQKLSMHALTVSSIMTHTFETLNKGDTLQRAALLMRRSKLDVLPVIGAGGRLLGLMTKAHLYDAVAAGEAPDSPVKKFYIKKNVVTLHEDMPYGEVTEIVKNSKVGTAIVLNDKNEVKGIFTKASWIMAMFENETLLNHQMQIILNSMHNGVVAMDASGKISRINQAAERLFGITTFQAWGKPVSLFLKGLELDEVLLKGVVSIGIKSTYGEHTLLCNITPIMTMDNINGAIIIFQDLTDLECIASELESVTKLYNTLQSVMEIAYDGIIVIDKKGVITMANQSIADFLHKSRENMVGKPVEDIIENSRLRKVIKTGVAELHQLQFINGNPHVVSRMPIVRDGKALGAVGMILFSNFKDVRNLAQKFIRLDQKVAYYKNQIRNDMSNKITFDQIITSHEAFKKIKERAEIAAQSSSSILITGESGTGKELMAQSIHEAGVSRDKRLVKVNCAAIPADLLESEFFGYAPGAFTGAQKQGKLGKLALADGGTLFLDEIGDMSPNLQSKLLRVLQDKSFEPIGSNKTTHVSFRVIAATNQDLHQMVQEKRFRGDLYYRLNVIHFHIPPLRERPQDIILLVHFFIEKYNHILGSAIQDISDDAMTVLLEHTWPGNVRELENVVERVANFVKGNLVDIDDLPPNLKEKEKKSPSFMAGSPLSTKQRLHKSRDDHDKLAIQSALREADGNKAKAAKILGISRSWLYTKMARFDL, from the coding sequence ATGTTAAATCAAAAGCTTTCCATGCATGCATTAACGGTTTCAAGCATCATGACCCACACCTTTGAAACGTTAAATAAGGGTGACACACTGCAACGGGCTGCCTTGCTCATGCGTCGTTCAAAACTGGACGTATTGCCTGTCATCGGAGCAGGTGGCCGATTGCTGGGATTGATGACCAAGGCCCATCTGTATGATGCCGTAGCTGCCGGAGAAGCACCGGATAGTCCGGTGAAAAAATTTTATATTAAAAAAAATGTTGTAACCCTGCACGAAGACATGCCCTATGGTGAAGTTACGGAAATTGTAAAAAACAGCAAGGTGGGAACTGCAATTGTTCTGAATGATAAAAATGAGGTGAAGGGAATTTTCACCAAAGCCAGCTGGATAATGGCCATGTTTGAAAATGAAACCCTGCTGAATCATCAGATGCAGATTATTCTCAACAGCATGCACAACGGTGTTGTGGCCATGGATGCCTCAGGAAAAATCTCCCGTATTAATCAGGCCGCGGAAAGACTTTTTGGGATCACAACATTCCAGGCCTGGGGAAAACCGGTCTCCCTTTTTTTAAAAGGGCTTGAGCTTGACGAGGTGCTATTAAAAGGTGTTGTTTCCATAGGAATCAAATCCACCTATGGAGAACACACCCTGTTGTGCAATATCACTCCGATTATGACCATGGACAATATCAATGGAGCCATCATCATATTCCAGGATTTGACGGATCTGGAGTGCATTGCTTCGGAACTGGAAAGCGTTACCAAGCTTTACAATACTCTCCAGTCGGTTATGGAGATTGCCTATGACGGCATCATTGTCATTGATAAAAAAGGTGTTATCACCATGGCCAACCAGAGTATAGCGGATTTTTTACACAAATCCAGGGAGAATATGGTGGGAAAACCGGTGGAGGATATTATTGAGAATTCCCGACTGCGCAAGGTGATTAAAACAGGGGTAGCGGAACTCCATCAATTACAGTTCATAAACGGGAATCCCCATGTGGTGTCAAGAATGCCCATTGTGCGTGATGGAAAGGCTTTGGGCGCGGTAGGTATGATTTTATTCAGTAATTTTAAGGATGTCAGAAATCTGGCCCAGAAATTCATCCGCCTTGACCAGAAAGTGGCCTATTACAAAAATCAAATTCGCAATGACATGAGCAACAAGATCACTTTTGACCAGATTATAACATCCCATGAAGCATTTAAAAAAATTAAAGAAAGAGCTGAAATAGCCGCTCAAAGCTCTTCAAGCATTCTCATAACAGGTGAAAGCGGGACTGGCAAGGAATTGATGGCCCAATCCATACATGAAGCCGGGGTAAGCAGGGATAAACGTTTGGTCAAGGTAAATTGTGCTGCCATTCCAGCGGACCTGCTGGAATCTGAATTTTTTGGTTATGCCCCGGGAGCTTTTACCGGTGCACAAAAACAGGGCAAGCTCGGTAAATTGGCCCTTGCAGACGGTGGTACCCTGTTTCTGGATGAAATCGGTGACATGAGTCCAAATCTGCAGAGCAAACTGTTGCGGGTATTGCAGGATAAATCATTTGAACCCATCGGTTCCAACAAAACAACCCATGTCAGCTTCCGTGTGATTGCCGCCACGAATCAGGATCTGCATCAGATGGTTCAGGAAAAACGTTTCCGGGGGGATCTTTATTACCGGCTCAACGTTATTCATTTTCACATCCCCCCCCTGAGGGAACGACCCCAGGATATTATCCTTCTGGTTCATTTTTTTATTGAAAAATATAATCATATCCTTGGGTCTGCTATCCAGGATATCTCAGACGATGCCATGACTGTTTTACTTGAGCATACATGGCCGGGAAATGTCCGTGAACTGGAAAATGTGGTGGAGCGTGTTGCCAATTTTGTTAAGGGCAATCTCGTAGATATTGATGACCTGCCGCCGAATTTAAAGGAAAAGGAAAAAAAAAGTCCTTCTTTCATGGCTGGCAGCCCGCTGTCCACCAAACAACGCTTACACAAAAGCCGTGACGATCATGACAAGCTTGCCATCCAGTCGGCTTTGAGAGAGGCGGATGGAAATAAGGCCAAGGCGGCAAAGATACTGGGAATCAGCAGATCATGGCTTTACACCAAAATGGCCCGATTCGATCTTTAA
- a CDS encoding dienelactone hydrolase family protein, producing MTEESIDPRVYDLYDEYCHTQMTRRAFFTRASALAVAGGSALVMAEALLPRYTEAQTISFTDDRIKPRYVEYDSPAGSSGKMRGYLVTPAGKGPFPAVLVVHENRGLNPYIEDVARRFAVEGFLSLAPDGLAPLGGYPGNDDDGKVMQKSLDKDKLFTDMLNSAIFLKNHELSNGKFGATGFCYGGGVVNNLAIIMGVDLNAGAPFYGVAPALEKVPEIKAPLLIHYAEDDPRVNASREGYREALKANSKNFVMYTYEGTRHGFHNNSTPRYDETQAELAWQRTVSFFKQYL from the coding sequence ATGACTGAAGAATCCATCGATCCCAGGGTCTATGATCTATACGATGAATACTGTCACACTCAGATGACCCGGCGGGCTTTTTTCACCAGAGCGTCTGCCCTTGCTGTTGCAGGCGGATCCGCACTTGTCATGGCTGAAGCATTGTTGCCACGCTATACCGAAGCCCAGACAATCTCTTTTACGGATGACCGCATTAAACCCCGATATGTTGAATATGACTCTCCGGCTGGGTCATCGGGTAAGATGCGTGGATATTTGGTGACGCCTGCCGGGAAAGGCCCTTTTCCTGCTGTTCTGGTTGTTCATGAAAACAGAGGTTTGAATCCTTATATTGAAGATGTGGCGCGCAGATTTGCCGTGGAAGGGTTTTTGTCGCTTGCACCGGACGGATTGGCACCCTTGGGTGGGTATCCCGGAAACGACGATGATGGGAAAGTCATGCAGAAATCCCTGGACAAAGATAAACTTTTTACGGATATGCTGAACAGTGCCATATTCCTGAAGAATCATGAACTGTCCAATGGGAAATTTGGTGCAACTGGCTTCTGTTACGGCGGTGGTGTCGTCAATAATCTTGCCATCATTATGGGGGTAGATCTGAATGCCGGGGCGCCATTTTATGGTGTTGCACCCGCCCTTGAAAAGGTACCTGAAATCAAGGCCCCCCTCCTGATACATTATGCCGAAGATGATCCAAGGGTGAATGCTTCCCGGGAAGGCTATCGAGAAGCGTTGAAAGCAAACAGCAAAAATTTTGTCATGTATACCTATGAAGGCACCCGGCATGGCTTCCATAACAACTCAACGCCACGTTACGATGAAACACAGGCTGAATTGGCCTGGCAACGGACGGTCTCATTTTTTAAGCAGTACCTTTGA
- a CDS encoding protein adenylyltransferase SelO, translated as MGTKEKTNGQNGLESLIFDNSFINHLPGDPEIENHRRQVRNASYSIVQPARVHNPRLGAASREAAGLIDLSMDTVNSPEFLEIFSGNRLLPDMVPFATCYGGHQFGTWAGQLGDGRAINLGEIINREGQRWAIQLKGAGPTPYSRSADGLAVLRSSVREFLCSEAMFHLGVPTTRALSLITTGEEVLRDMFYDGHPKMEPGAIVTRLAPSFTRFGSFQIHSSREETDLLKKLVDYTIKTDFPELGTPSPRVYLEWFNTVCTTTVDMIVHWMRVGFVHGVMNTDNMSILGLTIDYGPYGWLENYDPNWTPNTTDAQGRRYSFGKQPDIALWNLTQLAKAISPIINDVDALAQSLEVYRNRFQDGSQNMMALKLGLTHFKPETDPALMAALLDLLQLVETDMTLFFRQLAMVDPSKTVSPMEFSAAYYQPEQLTKPYVDRFDDWFKRYGQRLTLDSSDPGTRQQRMNQVNPKYVLRNYLAQLAIDQAEQGDFSGVTELLQVMRHPYDDQPGNQRFAEKRPEWARNRPGCSMLSCSS; from the coding sequence ATGGGGACAAAAGAAAAAACAAACGGACAAAATGGACTGGAATCGCTGATCTTTGACAACAGTTTTATCAACCACCTTCCCGGCGACCCTGAAATCGAAAATCATCGCCGCCAGGTTAGAAATGCAAGCTACTCCATTGTTCAGCCGGCCAGGGTTCACAACCCCAGGCTTGGGGCCGCCTCAAGGGAGGCGGCCGGACTCATTGACCTTTCAATGGACACCGTCAACTCCCCTGAATTCCTTGAGATCTTTTCCGGAAACCGCCTCCTGCCCGACATGGTACCCTTTGCAACCTGCTATGGGGGCCACCAGTTCGGCACCTGGGCAGGTCAGCTTGGCGACGGCAGGGCGATTAATCTCGGAGAAATCATCAATCGTGAGGGCCAACGCTGGGCCATCCAGCTCAAGGGGGCAGGCCCGACCCCATATTCACGCAGTGCTGACGGTCTGGCCGTTCTGAGATCCTCGGTACGTGAATTTCTGTGCAGTGAAGCCATGTTTCACCTCGGTGTTCCCACCACCCGTGCCTTGAGCCTTATAACCACAGGAGAAGAGGTTCTCCGGGATATGTTCTACGATGGTCACCCCAAAATGGAGCCAGGCGCCATTGTCACACGCCTGGCACCGAGCTTCACACGGTTCGGCAGCTTCCAGATCCACAGTTCAAGGGAAGAGACGGATCTTTTAAAAAAACTGGTGGACTACACCATCAAAACCGATTTTCCAGAACTTGGAACACCGTCACCCCGGGTTTACCTTGAATGGTTCAACACGGTGTGCACAACCACGGTAGACATGATTGTTCACTGGATGCGGGTAGGATTTGTTCACGGGGTGATGAACACGGACAATATGTCCATACTTGGCCTGACCATTGACTATGGTCCCTATGGGTGGCTTGAAAATTATGATCCCAACTGGACTCCCAACACCACCGATGCCCAGGGCCGCCGCTACAGTTTTGGGAAACAACCCGATATTGCCCTGTGGAACCTTACTCAACTGGCCAAAGCCATCTCTCCGATTATCAACGACGTTGACGCCCTGGCACAATCCCTGGAAGTCTACAGAAACCGTTTCCAGGACGGCAGCCAGAACATGATGGCCCTCAAACTGGGTCTTACCCATTTTAAACCGGAAACTGACCCGGCGTTGATGGCAGCGCTTCTTGACCTGCTGCAACTGGTTGAAACGGACATGACCCTTTTTTTCAGGCAGCTTGCGATGGTTGATCCTTCCAAAACGGTTTCCCCCATGGAGTTTTCGGCGGCCTACTATCAACCCGAACAGCTCACAAAACCCTATGTAGACCGATTTGACGACTGGTTCAAACGCTATGGACAGCGACTCACCCTCGACTCCAGTGATCCCGGAACAAGGCAGCAGCGAATGAATCAAGTCAATCCCAAATACGTCCTCAGAAATTACCTTGCCCAGCTGGCCATTGACCAGGCCGAACAGGGCGACTTTTCCGGGGTCACCGAACTTCTTCAGGTGATGCGCCACCCCTATGATGACCAGCCCGGCAACCAGAGGTTTGCCGAAAAACGGCCAGAATGGGCAAGAAATCGGCCCGGCTGCTCGATGCTTTCATGCAGCTCATAG
- a CDS encoding spermidine synthase, with translation MALPWKVVDQFITQDEGILELRQRGKNDFLILVGTQVLMNSMAQRSEMALGELGAAPLQNHPAPRILVGGLGMGITLRAVLNTLPLTAEVVVFELNPQIVTWCRGPLAELTNGAVTDPRVLVEIKDVAKGIEDAAMGESDHRFDAIILDLYRGPHPRTDKIADPFYGSRAIERSFKALNPGGTLAVWGENHDEGFIKRLAQAGFSVAFKRVGKGGYCHAVFLATKKGA, from the coding sequence ATGGCCCTACCCTGGAAAGTTGTCGATCAATTTATCACCCAAGATGAAGGCATTCTTGAGCTTCGCCAGAGGGGAAAAAATGATTTTCTTATCCTGGTGGGTACCCAGGTGCTCATGAACTCCATGGCCCAGCGATCTGAGATGGCCCTGGGAGAACTTGGGGCAGCGCCCCTTCAAAACCATCCGGCCCCAAGGATTCTTGTGGGGGGTCTTGGCATGGGCATCACCCTCAGGGCCGTTCTTAACACCCTGCCTTTAACGGCAGAGGTTGTGGTGTTTGAACTCAATCCCCAGATCGTCACCTGGTGCCGTGGCCCCCTGGCAGAGCTCACCAACGGAGCCGTCACAGACCCCAGGGTTCTGGTTGAGATAAAAGACGTTGCCAAGGGCATAGAAGACGCCGCCATGGGGGAATCAGACCATCGGTTTGACGCCATTATCCTGGATCTGTACAGGGGGCCCCACCCCCGAACCGACAAAATCGCTGATCCCTTTTACGGCTCCCGGGCCATCGAACGATCGTTCAAGGCCCTGAACCCAGGGGGGACCCTTGCCGTGTGGGGAGAAAACCATGATGAGGGGTTCATCAAACGACTTGCCCAGGCAGGCTTCTCAGTGGCGTTCAAACGGGTTGGCAAGGGTGGTTACTGCCACGCTGTTTTTCTTGCAACAAAAAAAGGAGCATGA
- a CDS encoding sensor histidine kinase, whose protein sequence is MTKPSSSLLTKILAWFFLNLVLSAALVALFFFFQPRVNFYTVFGQQISNRLRTAGMLIAHDLNENPRKNWHRILTRHQDTQQVNFALVLADGFCFSSTNGKPPKEVIMSARKTLALGPPPGEVPPHIFFGPQSLGPKTGIMKNPIQSPPPLLAKPHLIMKTRNPKRYWTGIKIPLLLDPSSDLKSGLLLVSSNSITGNGFFFDPLPWMMVAGGVLLISVLLWIPLVRNITNPLGRMTLATEEIARGGFDVTIHEPRTDEIGRLAKAINHMTSRLSAFVRGQRRFLGDVSHELGSPISRIQMGLAILEQRTTGENQIRVKDVLEDVDQLAGLVNELLAFSRAEINRKSVKLDIVSLHPLVQEVINREDIGNINILNEVAPDILVRATADLLTRAVANLIRNAAKYAGTAGPVQIFAEKRKENIALIVRDSGPGVPETMVDQLFEPFFRPESSRNRDSGGVGLGLAIVKTCVETCQGTVSACNGNPNGFTVTILLKKGV, encoded by the coding sequence ATGACAAAACCATCCTCCTCTTTATTGACAAAAATTTTAGCCTGGTTCTTTTTAAACCTGGTCCTGTCTGCGGCTCTGGTGGCGCTGTTCTTTTTCTTTCAGCCCCGGGTGAACTTTTACACTGTTTTTGGACAGCAGATTTCCAATCGCCTGCGAACGGCGGGTATGTTGATCGCCCATGATCTGAATGAGAATCCCCGGAAAAACTGGCACCGGATTCTCACGAGGCACCAGGACACCCAGCAGGTGAATTTTGCACTGGTACTGGCAGACGGCTTTTGTTTCAGCTCCACAAATGGTAAACCGCCCAAAGAAGTTATCATGAGCGCAAGAAAAACCCTGGCCTTGGGACCACCTCCCGGAGAAGTCCCGCCCCATATTTTTTTTGGTCCCCAGAGTCTGGGGCCAAAAACCGGTATAATGAAAAATCCGATCCAATCCCCGCCCCCCCTGCTTGCAAAACCCCATTTGATAATGAAAACCCGGAATCCAAAACGCTATTGGACCGGTATTAAAATTCCATTGCTATTGGACCCCTCATCCGATTTGAAATCCGGTCTGCTTCTGGTTTCCTCAAATTCCATAACAGGCAACGGGTTCTTTTTTGACCCCCTGCCATGGATGATGGTGGCAGGGGGGGTATTGTTGATTTCCGTGTTGCTATGGATCCCGTTGGTCAGAAATATCACAAACCCCCTGGGTCGCATGACCCTTGCCACAGAGGAAATTGCCAGGGGGGGCTTTGATGTCACCATCCATGAACCCCGCACCGATGAAATCGGTCGGCTGGCAAAGGCCATCAACCACATGACCTCACGTCTGTCGGCATTTGTAAGGGGTCAAAGAAGGTTTCTGGGGGATGTGTCCCATGAATTGGGCTCCCCCATCTCTCGAATTCAGATGGGGCTGGCCATTCTGGAACAGCGGACCACTGGAGAAAATCAGATCCGGGTAAAGGATGTCCTTGAAGATGTTGACCAACTGGCCGGCCTGGTCAATGAATTGTTAGCCTTCTCCCGGGCGGAAATAAACAGAAAAAGCGTTAAACTGGACATTGTAAGTCTGCATCCTCTGGTCCAGGAGGTGATAAACCGTGAAGACATAGGGAACATAAACATTCTTAATGAAGTCGCCCCGGACATCCTTGTCAGGGCCACCGCAGATCTTCTGACCCGGGCCGTTGCCAATCTGATTCGAAATGCCGCCAAGTATGCAGGCACTGCTGGACCTGTTCAAATCTTTGCTGAAAAGAGAAAAGAAAATATAGCTCTGATTGTCAGGGATTCCGGTCCCGGTGTTCCTGAAACCATGGTGGATCAGCTGTTTGAACCGTTTTTTCGACCTGAGTCCTCAAGGAATCGGGATTCAGGCGGAGTCGGTCTGGGGCTGGCCATTGTCAAGACCTGTGTTGAAACCTGCCAGGGAACAGTTTCTGCCTGCAATGGCAACCCCAATGGGTTTACGGTTACCATCCTTTTAAAAAAGGGGGTATGA